The genomic window GTAAAGAACAGCGACCCGATAATTAAAAACATAAAGGCAATAAGGATGAAGGAAAAGAAGTAATTGGTGCCTTCAAATACCTTATTCGCCACTTTTAGATAAAGCTTCCCCATATCATAACGCAGTACAGTCGCAACCAATTCCCCATTTTGAAAGCGGGAGATTGCTTCGGACAAGACCCTCGCAATGACACTGGCTATGTCTTTGATGACATCCAGTACGTTGTCATTGCGAGCGAAGCGAAACAATCCTCCTCTTATAAATAAACGGTACCTTCTGACAAGGGATAAATAGGGTTGCAAAAAAACTTGCAAAAGAAGAAAGATTTTATGCGGTAATACTATAACGCAGCACAGTTGCAACTAAACTAAATTAACCACCCCTTCAGCCCCTCCTTGCAAGGAGGGGCTGAAGGGCGGCAAAATATCTTTCTGGAAAAAGAAATTTCTACAAGGTAATACGATGGTGATGTTTTGCGATTTCAAAAACAGATTTACAGTTTCGTTATCGTGTCGCTGTCGTAGTTTGCCACCCAAATGTTAGCGCCATCAAAGACAATTCCCCGAGGGTTGATGCCTACATCATAGGTGCCGATCACGGCGCCGTCACTTGCTCTCATTTTTGTTACGTCGTTACTGCCCGCATTCGTCACCCAGATATTGGCGCCATCAAAGGCTATTCCGTATGGGTACATTCCCACAGCGTAGGTGCCGAGTGTGGTCCCATCATTTGCTCTCAGCTTTGTTACCTTACCGCTGCCGTAATTTGTTATCCAGATATTGGCGCCGTCAAAGGCCACCCATTTGGGGATCCAACCCACAGCGTAGGTGCTGAGTAAAGTCCCATCGCTTGCCCGTAGCTTCGTTACGCTGTTGCTATTAGAATTTACCACCCAAACGTTGGCGCCGTCGAAGATCACTCCTCGCGGATTTAGACCCACGGCATAGGTGCCGAGTATCGTTCCATCGCTTGCCCGTAATTTTGTCACATCGTTACTGCCGGAATTTGTCACCCAGATATTTTCCCCATCAAAGGCCACTCCATAGGGATAGAAACCCACGACATAGGTGTCGAGCACCGCTCCATCGCTTGCTCTCATTTTTGTTATGCTGTCGCCGCCGGAATTTGCCACCCAGATGTTAGCGCCATCAAAAGCTATTCCCCTTGGGATGAAGCCCACGGCATAGTTGCCAAGTACGGTCCCGTCACTTCCCCTTAGCTTTGTTATACTGATGCTACCAGAATTCGTCACCCAGATATTGGTTCCGTCAAAGGTCACTCCATAGGGTTGAAAACCCACGGAAAAGGTAGAACTGCTGTGGGTTGTCAGTTCATACCATTGTTTGAGCTTTCTAAAGCGCGTTTCCTCTGTGTCGACATCTTCATTTGAGACAGTGAGAGAAGGGCGTTGCACATTCGGAAGGATGAAGCGGGAAAGAGTCTCTCCTGGAGTTGTGCGTTTTTCATATGATTCCGCCCGGGGCGCCATGCTGGTAAATAAGACTAATGCAATAAAAAAGAAGATGTTCCTGGAGACCTTCATTTTTTTCTCCTTTCAGGTTAACGTTACGGAGGTGACGTGACCTCGATTTCTTGAAGCACGGGAATAACGATTTTACCAACGTATTTAAACGACTCAAAAAGCATGAAAAAGAAGACACCTACGGCTACGGCGATAATAACCGCTCCTGCCCAATGCTGGAAATGAAATCGTTTCAGTGAAGGAGCAAAAGTAATCAGGCCGAACACGGCGGAAAGCACCGTTATAGCATCAAGGCTCGCCCGTTGCCAGTAAGGGCCTCCCAAATGCAGCCACATTCCAAACTCGTCAAAGGTTAATGCCATACCGCTTCCGTAAATTATGGCAGCTATTTCCAGGTTTCGACCACCCGGATGCCAGAACAGCTGATATGCACCGACACCGGCAAGGAGAAAAATGCCATAATTGAGATGATGAACATGCGTTCCCCCTAAATGCAGGTAGAGATCGGGTATTCTCCGGGACATAATTAAAATGACAAGCACTCGAACCACAATAAACGTCAAAATGAAAGTGACAAGCACTAACCGAGCAAGATGGTTGGAAATTTGTAGTGACGTTATGCTAGGATTTGTGCCGTTTGCCATTGTTAACAATCTACGAAAAGTGCCAAGAGAATAGTAGTGCAATATCTCTCTCTATAAAATTGCAACAACTCCCCTGGTTCCTCTCAAAATAAGAAAAGCAATGTTGGTAAGAATACGCGGCAGTTTTAAGCCCCCGGGAAATGCCAGATATTTGGGTTCCCATTCAGGATCAAACTTTTCCTTGTACTGTCGTAATCCCTGGAAGTTATAAAAATGTTCCCCGTGACGAAAAACTAACGATCCAAGCCTGCTCCAGAGCGGTGCAAGGGCGTGTTCCTCAAGTCCGGAGAGGGGCGCCATTCCCAAGTTAAACCACTTATATCCCTCTTGCTTTCCCCAGAGCATAAGCTGTACAAACAGATATTCCATGACGCCGTTTGGGGCATCGGGGAAGTGTCGCATAAGATCTCCAGAGACCTCCGCCTTCTCACTACTGAGCCAGACGTTCACAAAGGCGATGATCTTGCCATTCTTTCGCACTATCCCGGCGGGGTAATGTTTCAGGTATTCTGTATCGAAGAACCCTATGCTGAATCCTTTCTCGGTGATATTTTTTTCCTGCAGCCACGCGTCTGATATTATCTTAAGTTTTGGCAGTAAAGACGGTATTGTGGTGGTTGGGACTAACTCAAAGGTACAACCCTCCTTCTCAAGGCGATTACAGGTGTGGCGTAATCCCTTCCTGGCGGACCCTTCAAGAGAAAACGTTGTCAGGGGGACGCGAGCTTCTTCGCCAAGTTTAAGCAGGGTTAGGCCAAGGTCAATATAAATGGGGAGATTCCTTCGGTTTACCTCGTAGAAGACCGTCCATCCATCATGACGATCGCATAGTTCATGGAATTTCCAAATCAGTTCGGGCATTTCATTTTCCGGACCGACGGGGTCACCCAGCGCCACCCAACTTCTGCCATTAATTGCGTACATTATGAATGCATTTCTGCGCTCGTTCAAGAGGAATAATTTGTCCCCAAGCAGGGCAAAATTGGCGTACGTTCCTTTTGACCCTTTCACGATAGCACGGACTATTTCCAAGTCCGTCGCTAATGGAATCGATGGTTTCGCAAATGCCGGGCGTAAGAGTTTTAACACGGCGAAAAAAAGCGCTAAAATTACAACTCCCGCGGTAGCGCGGAGAAACCGCGGTGCATTACCTGACAAACTGAAATGCCACCATAACTCATTGGAATACGCAACATGTTTGTGACAGAAGAATCCCAGCCAGACTGAGCAAAGAATAACAATTACGATAGCTGCGATCCAGCGTGCAGTAAACGGCTCATTTATGAGAGACGTTTTGCGGTAGAAATGACGGCGGGACGGTAGGAGCGCACCTAACATAAGAGCCAAAACAACCGCCTCCTCATAATCGAATCCCTTAAGTAAGGAAAAGACAATTCCGGCGCTTAAAAGGGCTATGGTGAGAGAATATACGGCATTAAGTCTGCGTTGCAGACCCCAGGATAATAAGAGAAGCAAAACACCGGCAATGCTACCCAAAAAATGGGAGATTTCCATAACCGATAGCGGCAGTAAATCTTTGAGCCACATTATACGAATATTTACTGCAGGGATTGCTCCCGAAAAGAGAA from Candidatus Brocadia sp. includes these protein-coding regions:
- the mprF gene encoding bifunctional lysylphosphatidylglycerol flippase/synthetase MprF; translated protein: MKKKLLQSLGALFGLLLFAAALYVLRYELKEYHYQDVLHQLKTIPASHLLVALVLTVFSYLAMIEYESVALRYVHRPLGYNKLATAGFIGYAFSNSVGTPMHAAIRYRLYSAWGLSAIDVTKIVIFSGLSYWLGIFTIGGIVFLSEPLGIPALIHLRFVSEPHLGIFFLVFITGYLLFSAMRKKPLRVLKWEFSIPSLKFSLSSTVIACLDVILNGSVLYVLLPSMEKLSYLKILGIFVLSQIATLVSQVPGGLGIIETVFIVFLSPTLPASSILGSLLVFRGIYYLLPICFATVLLGIHELLLRKEACRLFARIFGQWTPEIIPTVLSVTSFVGGAILLFSGAIPAVNIRIMWLKDLLPLSVMEISHFLGSIAGVLLLLLSWGLQRRLNAVYSLTIALLSAGIVFSLLKGFDYEEAVVLALMLGALLPSRRHFYRKTSLINEPFTARWIAAIVIVILCSVWLGFFCHKHVAYSNELWWHFSLSGNAPRFLRATAGVVILALFFAVLKLLRPAFAKPSIPLATDLEIVRAIVKGSKGTYANFALLGDKLFLLNERRNAFIMYAINGRSWVALGDPVGPENEMPELIWKFHELCDRHDGWTVFYEVNRRNLPIYIDLGLTLLKLGEEARVPLTTFSLEGSARKGLRHTCNRLEKEGCTFELVPTTTIPSLLPKLKIISDAWLQEKNITEKGFSIGFFDTEYLKHYPAGIVRKNGKIIAFVNVWLSSEKAEVSGDLMRHFPDAPNGVMEYLFVQLMLWGKQEGYKWFNLGMAPLSGLEEHALAPLWSRLGSLVFRHGEHFYNFQGLRQYKEKFDPEWEPKYLAFPGGLKLPRILTNIAFLILRGTRGVVAIL